From the genome of Streptomyces sp. NBC_00659, one region includes:
- the nadD gene encoding nicotinate-nucleotide adenylyltransferase: MGEQDMPTGPASDTESGAAGDATGGAGAAAGGAVKRLVTGTGNGPSNPGKRRLGVMGGTFDPIHHGHLVAASEVAAQFHLDEVVFVPTGQPWQKTDRTVTPAEDRYLMTVIATAENPQFSVSRIDIDRGGPTYTTDTLRDLHALNPDADLFFITGADALGQILTWRYTEELFSLAHFIGVTRPGHTLTDPGLPEGGVSLVEVPALAISSTDCRARVAKGDPVWYLVPDGVVRYIDKRELYRGQ, from the coding sequence ATGGGAGAGCAGGACATGCCTACCGGTCCGGCGAGTGACACGGAGAGCGGCGCCGCCGGCGACGCCACGGGCGGCGCGGGCGCGGCGGCCGGCGGCGCGGTGAAGCGTCTCGTGACCGGCACCGGCAACGGCCCCTCGAATCCGGGCAAGCGCCGGCTCGGCGTCATGGGCGGCACCTTCGACCCGATCCACCACGGACACCTGGTCGCGGCCAGTGAGGTCGCCGCGCAGTTCCACCTCGACGAGGTGGTGTTCGTGCCGACCGGGCAGCCGTGGCAGAAGACCGACCGCACGGTCACCCCGGCCGAGGACCGCTATCTGATGACGGTCATCGCGACCGCCGAGAACCCCCAGTTCTCGGTCAGCCGGATCGACATCGACCGCGGCGGCCCGACCTATACGACGGACACACTGCGCGACCTGCACGCGCTCAACCCCGACGCGGATCTCTTCTTCATCACCGGCGCGGACGCGCTCGGCCAGATCCTCACCTGGCGCTACACGGAAGAACTGTTCTCCCTTGCGCACTTCATCGGGGTCACCCGGCCCGGTCACACGCTGACCGACCCGGGACTCCCGGAGGGCGGTGTCTCGCTGGTCGAGGTTCCCGCGCTCGCCATCTCGTCCACAGACTGCCGTGCGAGAGTCGCCAAGGGCGACCCCGTCTGGTATCTGGTGCCGGACGGTGTGGTGCGCTACATCGACAAGCGTGAGCTGTACCGCGGCCAGTGA